Proteins encoded in a region of the Mesoflavibacter profundi genome:
- a CDS encoding S8 family peptidase, with amino-acid sequence MTINYKPLMLSAFAAVVLSSCGGNAPILSTPIENIDNTPIKESELTEAEAHNWGHLDLVKDTIPGMSVDKAYAEIIKGKKGQQIIVAVIDSGIDIEHEDLDGVLWTNTDEIPGNGIDDDKNGYIDDIHGWNFLGDAYNEQLEMTRIAASGNTSIARYNEAVEKVEQDYQRALSNKQRYDQLYTQVTNAHDVLSKHFGKEDYTPKEVSEITSEDQKVVEAKAAATMLYGYGLTSMTEAKKQLKGGIEYFTDQLNYNLNKDFKGRTTGDNPDDFNDKPGYGNNNVMPSVKSESHGTHVAGIIAAERNNGLGANGVANNVQIMSLRAVPNGDEYDKDIAKAIRYAVDNGAKVINGSFGKSFSPHSEWVRDAIKYASDNNVIFVHAAGNDSKNVDVEPNFPDDNVDFVEISDTYIRVGALAPSYGTKMIAGFSNYGLKNVDVFAPGAQVYSTTPENEYDTKGGTSMAAPAVAGVAALVWSQYPKLKASQVKQIIMDSGLPVKSKLIVGGDANNIKSLSEISKSAKIVNAYNALIMASQISK; translated from the coding sequence ATGACAATTAATTACAAGCCATTAATGCTGTCTGCATTTGCAGCAGTTGTGCTTTCAAGTTGTGGTGGTAATGCACCAATCTTATCTACACCAATAGAAAATATTGACAATACACCTATTAAAGAATCTGAATTAACAGAAGCCGAAGCACACAATTGGGGACATTTAGATTTAGTAAAAGACACGATTCCTGGAATGAGTGTTGATAAGGCTTACGCCGAAATTATTAAAGGTAAAAAAGGACAACAAATTATTGTTGCTGTAATAGACTCTGGTATAGACATCGAGCATGAAGATTTAGATGGTGTTTTATGGACAAATACAGACGAAATTCCAGGTAACGGTATTGACGATGATAAAAATGGTTACATAGACGATATACACGGTTGGAATTTTTTAGGCGATGCTTACAACGAGCAGTTAGAAATGACGCGTATCGCAGCTAGTGGTAACACAAGCATAGCAAGATATAACGAAGCTGTAGAAAAAGTAGAACAAGATTACCAACGTGCTTTATCTAACAAACAACGTTACGATCAATTATACACTCAAGTAACTAATGCTCATGATGTTTTATCAAAACATTTTGGAAAAGAAGATTATACACCAAAAGAAGTAAGTGAAATTACCTCAGAAGATCAAAAAGTAGTCGAAGCTAAAGCAGCTGCTACTATGCTTTACGGTTACGGATTAACATCTATGACAGAAGCTAAAAAGCAATTAAAAGGTGGTATCGAATATTTTACAGACCAATTAAACTATAACTTAAACAAAGATTTTAAAGGTCGTACTACTGGTGATAATCCAGACGATTTTAATGACAAACCAGGTTATGGTAACAACAACGTAATGCCTTCAGTAAAATCTGAAAGTCACGGTACACACGTTGCTGGTATTATCGCTGCCGAGCGTAATAATGGATTAGGTGCTAATGGTGTTGCAAATAACGTACAAATAATGTCTTTACGAGCTGTACCAAATGGTGACGAGTATGATAAAGACATCGCAAAAGCTATTAGATATGCTGTAGATAACGGTGCAAAAGTAATTAATGGTAGTTTTGGTAAAAGCTTTTCTCCACATTCTGAGTGGGTAAGAGATGCTATTAAATACGCAAGTGATAATAACGTTATTTTTGTTCACGCAGCAGGTAACGACAGTAAAAATGTAGATGTAGAACCAAATTTCCCTGATGATAATGTAGATTTTGTTGAAATTTCAGATACTTACATTCGTGTTGGAGCATTAGCGCCAAGTTATGGGACTAAAATGATTGCTGGATTTTCTAACTACGGACTTAAAAACGTAGATGTATTTGCTCCAGGAGCACAAGTATACTCTACAACTCCAGAAAACGAATATGACACAAAAGGTGGAACAAGTATGGCTGCTCCTGCAGTTGCTGGTGTTGCTGCTTTAGTTTGGTCACAATACCCTAAATTAAAAGCATCTCAAGTAAAACAAATAATTATGGATTCTGGTTTACCAGTTAAATCAAAGCTTATTGTTGGTGGTGATGCAAATAATATTAAATCATTATCAGAAATTAGTAAATCTGCTAAAATTGTTAATGCTTACAACGCATTAATTATGGCGTCTCAAATTTCTAAATAA
- a CDS encoding MBL fold metallo-hydrolase translates to MKLYPIESGNFKLDGGAMFGVVPKSLWTRTNPADSNNMIDIAARCLLIEDGNRLILIDTGMGNKQSEKFYGYYHLWGDYSLEKSLNNAGFSTDDVTDVFMTHLHFDHCGGSINYNKDRTKLEPAFKNAHFWSNKNHWQWATQPNRREVASFLKENILPMQDSGHLKFTSIPQNDILKNSELGFDIFFADGHTEKQMIPMINYKGKTICFMADLLPTVGHLPLPFVMGYDTRPLLTLDEKEKFLNLAADNNYYLFLEHDAHNEIITVQHTEKGVRLKDTFTCNDIFN, encoded by the coding sequence ATGAAATTATATCCAATAGAATCTGGAAATTTTAAATTAGATGGCGGCGCAATGTTTGGCGTAGTCCCAAAATCTTTATGGACCAGAACTAATCCTGCAGATAGTAATAATATGATAGATATTGCTGCTAGATGCTTATTAATAGAAGACGGTAATCGGTTAATATTAATAGATACTGGAATGGGCAACAAACAAAGCGAAAAATTTTATGGATACTACCATCTTTGGGGAGATTATTCCTTAGAAAAATCGCTTAATAATGCAGGTTTTTCTACAGATGATGTTACAGATGTATTCATGACGCATCTTCATTTTGACCATTGTGGAGGAAGCATAAATTACAATAAAGACCGTACAAAATTAGAACCTGCTTTTAAAAACGCTCACTTTTGGAGTAATAAAAATCATTGGCAATGGGCAACACAACCTAATCGACGTGAAGTTGCATCCTTTTTAAAAGAAAACATTTTACCAATGCAAGACAGCGGTCACTTAAAATTTACAAGTATTCCGCAAAACGACATATTAAAAAACTCAGAGCTTGGTTTTGACATCTTTTTTGCAGATGGACATACAGAAAAACAAATGATTCCTATGATTAACTATAAAGGAAAAACCATTTGTTTTATGGCAGATCTTTTACCAACTGTTGGGCATTTACCTTTACCTTTTGTAATGGGTTATGATACAAGACCATTACTGACCTTAGATGAAAAAGAAAAATTCTTAAACCTAGCAGCAGATAACAATTATTACTTATTTTTGGAACACGATGCACATAACGAAATTATAACCGTACAACATACCGAAAAAGGCGTACGATTAAAAGACACATTTACGTGCAACGATATATTTAATTAA
- a CDS encoding cation:proton antiporter, whose product MLELAGIIILGILAQWVAWKFKIPAILPLILIGLLVGPIAAEFLSFDGKKWIEPIWNGEEGLFPGESLFYFVSLAISIILFEGGLTLKMAEIKNVGPVITKLISIGSIVTFFGAGIAAHYIFGLSWEISFLFAGLIIVTGPTVITPILRNIPLKKDVSAVLKWEGILIDPIGALVAVLVFEFISVDAGGEFTKTALIEFGKIVLFGATFGFTFAHALNFIINKKWVPHYLLNVFSLAAVLGVFVLSDAFAHESGLLAVVVMGMVLGNSKSPYLKDLLYFKESLSVLLISILFILLAANINYSDLLLIYNWQTVALFSVVVFLIRPLGVFISTHGSKLKLNEKLFISWVGPRGIVAAGIASLFGLKLAKKGVYGAEYITPLVFVIVLGTVLLNATTARLFARLVGVFLNKSSGILIVGASKVSRLIGHYLESNGRHVVLIDSNQTNINKAKELGLEALNTDIYSQTLLDNIELNDVGYLMALTGNSDINKYAINKFAKQFGENGAFRLVSTAEILDETNSPKEGLFSHTDDYNSLSAVTRKFPSIQEIEIIDKAHLEDLIKTTNNDKDIIPLFIKDDEGELHIIASDNTDLGDVKAGFKLVYLGKPLDVEKVDTVQNQTN is encoded by the coding sequence ATGTTAGAACTAGCCGGCATAATTATTTTAGGAATTTTAGCGCAATGGGTTGCATGGAAATTTAAAATACCTGCAATTTTACCATTAATCTTAATTGGGTTATTAGTTGGTCCAATTGCTGCAGAATTTTTATCCTTTGATGGAAAAAAATGGATAGAACCTATTTGGAATGGAGAAGAAGGTCTTTTTCCTGGAGAAAGTTTATTCTACTTTGTCTCTTTAGCCATAAGTATAATTCTGTTTGAAGGTGGACTAACCCTAAAAATGGCCGAAATAAAAAACGTAGGTCCTGTAATTACTAAATTAATATCTATTGGATCTATTGTTACTTTTTTTGGAGCAGGAATTGCAGCACATTACATTTTTGGATTAAGTTGGGAAATCTCATTTTTATTTGCTGGTTTAATCATAGTAACTGGACCAACGGTAATTACACCAATTTTAAGAAATATTCCTTTAAAAAAGGATGTTTCAGCAGTTTTAAAATGGGAAGGTATTTTAATAGATCCTATAGGTGCTTTAGTAGCCGTATTAGTATTTGAATTTATTAGTGTAGATGCTGGCGGAGAATTTACAAAAACAGCTTTAATCGAATTTGGTAAAATTGTACTTTTTGGTGCTACTTTTGGATTTACATTTGCTCATGCATTAAACTTTATTATTAATAAAAAATGGGTACCACATTATTTACTTAATGTTTTTTCTTTAGCTGCAGTTTTAGGTGTATTTGTTTTATCAGATGCATTTGCGCACGAATCTGGTTTATTAGCAGTTGTAGTTATGGGTATGGTTTTAGGTAACTCTAAATCACCTTACTTAAAAGATTTACTTTATTTTAAAGAGTCTTTAAGTGTACTATTAATTTCAATTTTATTTATTCTTTTAGCTGCTAATATTAATTACAGCGATTTACTTTTAATCTATAATTGGCAAACAGTAGCATTATTTTCTGTAGTTGTATTTTTAATTAGACCATTAGGCGTATTTATTAGTACTCATGGTTCTAAATTAAAACTAAACGAAAAGCTTTTTATTAGTTGGGTTGGACCAAGAGGTATTGTTGCTGCAGGTATTGCCTCTTTATTTGGATTAAAGCTAGCTAAAAAAGGCGTTTATGGTGCAGAATATATTACACCTTTAGTTTTTGTAATTGTACTAGGTACAGTTTTATTAAATGCCACAACAGCTAGATTATTTGCTAGATTAGTTGGTGTATTTTTAAATAAATCTAGCGGAATTTTAATTGTTGGCGCTTCTAAAGTTTCTAGATTAATAGGGCATTATTTAGAATCTAATGGCAGACATGTTGTTTTAATAGATAGCAACCAAACCAATATTAATAAAGCTAAGGAGCTTGGTCTAGAAGCATTAAATACAGATATTTATTCTCAAACTTTATTAGATAATATAGAATTAAATGACGTTGGTTATCTTATGGCATTAACAGGAAATAGTGATATTAATAAATATGCTATAAATAAGTTTGCTAAACAATTTGGAGAAAATGGTGCTTTTAGATTAGTCTCTACTGCAGAAATATTAGACGAAACAAATAGTCCCAAAGAAGGATTATTTTCTCATACAGATGATTATAATTCTTTATCTGCGGTTACTAGAAAATTTCCAAGTATTCAAGAAATTGAAATTATTGATAAAGCTCACTTAGAAGACTTGATAAAGACTACAAATAATGATAAAGATATTATTCCTTTATTTATAAAAGATGATGAAGGCGAATTACATATAATAGCTTCTGATAATACCGATTTAGGTGATGTAAAAGCAGGTTTTAAACTTGTGTATTTAGGAAAACCTTTAGATGTAGAAAAAGTAGATACAGTTCAAAACCAAACTAATTAA
- the lepA gene encoding translation elongation factor 4, which translates to MKNIRNFCIIAHIDHGKSTLADRLLDYTGSVTEREKQDQLLDNMDLERERGITIKSHAIQMDYNFEGEKYILNLIDTPGHVDFSYEVSRSIAACEGALLIVDAAQSIQAQTISNLYLALENDLEIIPVLNKVDLPSANPEEVTDDIVDLLGCSPEDVIHASGKTGFGVDNILKAIIERIPAPKGNENEPLQALIFDSVYNPFRGVETYFRVINGSIKKNQEIKFIATGKTYGADEVGTLKLKQQPKQEIKAGDVGYVITGIKEAKEVKVGDTITDAKNPTKNAIGGFEDVKPMVFAGIYPVDTEDYEELRSSMEKLQLNDASLVFQPESSAALGFGFRCGFLGMLHMEIIQERLEREFNMTVITTVPNVSYHAFTNKNPDDIIIVNNPSDLPEPSTLNRVEEPYIKATIITKADFVGNVMSLCIEKRGQITNQTYLTPERVELSFDMPLAEIVFDFYDRLKTVSKGYASFDYHPIGMRASKLVRVDILLNAQNVDALSALIHADNAYYIGKKMCEKLKELIPRQQFDIPVQAAIGAKIIARETIKALRKDVTAKCYGGDISRKRKLLEKQKKGKKRMRQVGNVEIPQQAFMAVLKLND; encoded by the coding sequence ATGAAGAACATTAGAAACTTTTGCATAATTGCACATATAGACCATGGTAAAAGTACACTTGCAGATAGACTTTTAGATTATACTGGATCTGTTACAGAAAGAGAAAAGCAAGATCAACTTTTAGATAATATGGACTTGGAGCGAGAACGTGGTATTACCATTAAATCGCATGCCATACAAATGGACTATAATTTTGAAGGAGAAAAATATATTTTAAACCTAATAGATACGCCAGGACACGTAGATTTTTCTTATGAAGTATCAAGATCTATTGCTGCTTGTGAAGGTGCATTACTAATAGTAGATGCTGCACAAAGTATACAAGCGCAAACTATATCTAACCTTTATTTGGCATTAGAAAATGATTTAGAAATTATTCCTGTCTTAAATAAAGTAGATTTACCTAGTGCAAATCCTGAAGAAGTTACAGACGATATTGTTGACTTATTAGGTTGTTCTCCAGAAGATGTAATTCACGCCAGTGGAAAAACTGGTTTTGGTGTAGACAATATTCTAAAAGCCATTATAGAACGTATTCCTGCTCCAAAAGGGAACGAAAATGAACCTTTACAAGCCTTAATTTTTGACTCAGTTTACAATCCATTTAGAGGTGTAGAAACTTACTTTAGAGTAATTAATGGGTCTATAAAAAAGAATCAAGAAATTAAGTTTATCGCTACCGGAAAAACTTATGGCGCAGACGAAGTAGGAACCTTAAAACTTAAACAACAACCTAAACAAGAAATAAAAGCTGGAGATGTTGGTTACGTAATTACAGGGATAAAAGAAGCTAAAGAAGTTAAAGTTGGTGATACAATTACAGATGCTAAAAACCCAACAAAAAATGCTATTGGTGGTTTTGAAGATGTAAAACCAATGGTATTTGCTGGTATTTATCCTGTAGACACAGAAGATTATGAAGAGTTAAGAAGCTCTATGGAAAAGCTTCAGTTAAATGATGCTTCGTTAGTGTTTCAACCAGAAAGCTCGGCTGCATTAGGATTTGGTTTTCGTTGTGGATTCTTAGGAATGTTACATATGGAAATTATCCAAGAGCGTCTGGAACGTGAGTTTAACATGACTGTTATTACTACTGTACCTAACGTAAGTTATCATGCATTTACAAACAAAAATCCAGATGATATTATTATAGTTAATAATCCATCTGATTTACCAGAACCTTCTACCTTAAATCGCGTTGAAGAACCTTACATAAAAGCTACTATAATTACAAAAGCAGACTTTGTAGGAAACGTAATGAGTTTGTGTATAGAAAAACGTGGACAAATTACAAATCAAACGTATTTAACACCAGAACGTGTTGAACTTAGTTTTGATATGCCTTTAGCTGAAATTGTTTTTGACTTTTACGACCGTCTAAAAACCGTATCTAAAGGTTATGCGTCTTTTGATTATCATCCAATTGGTATGCGAGCTTCAAAATTAGTACGTGTTGACATATTACTTAACGCACAAAATGTAGATGCACTATCGGCTTTAATACATGCAGATAATGCTTATTACATTGGTAAAAAGATGTGCGAAAAACTTAAAGAATTAATTCCTAGACAACAATTTGATATTCCTGTTCAAGCTGCAATTGGAGCAAAAATTATTGCTAGAGAAACCATAAAAGCTTTACGTAAAGATGTAACTGCTAAATGTTACGGTGGAGATATTTCGCGTAAACGTAAACTTCTAGAAAAACAGAAAAAAGGTAAAAAACGTATGCGCCAAGTTGGTAACGTAGAAATACCTCAGCAAGCATTTATGGCTGTATTAAAGCTAAATGATTAA